A genomic region of Miscanthus floridulus cultivar M001 chromosome 3, ASM1932011v1, whole genome shotgun sequence contains the following coding sequences:
- the LOC136546395 gene encoding putative clathrin assembly protein At4g40080 → MGGLKLRRLASTFLSPSPGPASPGSAADAHHAVSRATAHHPSTAPPSAHHMDALLAFGRGSRLSAASLAAALVDRLHAAASGHGDAAVALKCLVALRVLLARGAFILRDQLLAALVRHPASGRNPLALSSFPLGRSSFTAASWVRFFARLLELLLLLPDASASADDAEYLTALPNPHLIAELAAFVSVADAVRQAPPPPSSAGPQPNALIWEAVRLADDDRVAAERNIAARVQEMGERLDTLSLADAVELVCVLRRVEEGAASAPAPEWRKWAGLDEGVVCAARSLRERAEDVVLRRTVEERRLVRRDAGGSASARVHLPIRAAAGDGAFRRFGSTRWAGTVSALRRP, encoded by the coding sequence ATGGGTGGCCTCAAGCTCCGGCGGCTCGCATCCACCTTCCTCTCCCCGTCCCCGGGTCCCGCATCCCCGGGCTCTGCAGCCGACGCGCACCACGCGGTGTCGCGCGCGACGGCGCACCACCCTTCCACGGCCCCGCCGTCGGCGCACCACATGGACGCGCTCCTTGCCTTCGGCCGGGGCTCGCGCCTCTCCGCCGCGTCGCTCGCTGCGGCGCTCGTCGACCGCCTGCACGCCGCGGCTTCGGGGCATGGCGACGCCGCCGTGGCCCTCAAGTGCCTCGTCGCGCTCAGGGTCCTCCTCGCGCGGGGCGCGTTCATCCTCCGCGACCAGCTCCTCGCCGCCCTCGTCCGGCACCCGGCCTCCGGGCGCAACCCGCTGGCGCTGTCCTCGTTCCCGCTCGGCCGCTCCTCCTTCACTGCCGCGTCGTGGGTCCGTTTCTTCGCGCGGCTCCTcgagctcctcctcctgctcccggacgcctccgcctccgccgacgACGCCGAGTACCTCACCGCGCTCCCCAACCCGCACCTCATCGCCGAGCTCGCCGCGTTCGTGTCCGTCGCGGACGCCGTCCGCCAAGCCCCGCCGCCTCCGTCCTCGGCGGGCCCACAGCCGAACGCACTCATCTGGGAGGCCGTCCGGCTCGCCGACGACGACCGCGTCGCGGCGGAGCGGAACATCGCCGCGCGCGTCCAGGAGATGGGAGAGCGCCTCGACACGCTCTCCCTGGCCGACGCCGTGGAGCTAGTGTGCGTGCTGCGGCGGGTGGAGGAGGGTGCCGCGTCGGCGCCGGCCCCGGAGTGGAGGAAGTGGGCGGGGCTGGACGAGGGCGTCGTGTGCGCCGCCCGGAGCCTCCGCGAGCGCGCGGAGGATGTGGTGCTGCGGAGGACGGTGGAGGAGAGGCGCCTAGTGCGGAGGGACGCAGGGGGCAGCGCGTCCGCGCGCGTCCACCTGCCGATCCGCGCCGCCGCTGGCGACGGCGCCTTCCGCCGGTTCGGGTCCACAAGGTGGGCTGGCACAGTTTCTGCGTTGCGTAGACCGTAG